The following proteins come from a genomic window of Pseudomonas sp. WJP1:
- a CDS encoding TIM barrel protein yields MSFIPFKLAISAEMVFLDLPFTERVKRIHALGFSAEIWDWTHKDIPALVATGADFTSMTGYISGNLTDPDGIQHLLDSARESLAVAAQLNCPSLNLHGTGLGDQGLPVKPVAHTTGHMWLSACKTLEKIARLGEDAGRVFLLENLNTEVDHPGTPFARADDTLALIEAVGSPHLKMNLDLYHAQIGEGNLIELIQRAGSAIGEIQVADVPGRMEPGTGEIHYPAIAKALFGMGYTGVVGLEGWASGDSEAALERFRQAFTLE; encoded by the coding sequence ATGAGCTTCATTCCATTCAAACTGGCGATCAGTGCCGAAATGGTGTTCCTCGACCTTCCGTTCACCGAACGGGTCAAACGCATTCACGCGCTGGGCTTCAGCGCCGAAATCTGGGACTGGACGCACAAAGACATCCCGGCGCTTGTGGCCACCGGCGCTGATTTCACCTCCATGACGGGCTACATCTCGGGCAACCTGACCGATCCCGACGGCATCCAGCACCTGCTCGACAGCGCACGGGAATCGCTGGCCGTTGCCGCCCAACTGAATTGCCCGAGTCTCAACCTGCACGGAACAGGCCTGGGCGATCAAGGTTTGCCAGTCAAACCGGTGGCTCACACCACCGGGCACATGTGGTTGAGCGCCTGCAAGACCCTGGAAAAAATCGCTCGCCTGGGCGAAGACGCCGGCCGAGTGTTCCTGCTGGAAAACCTCAACACCGAGGTGGACCACCCCGGCACTCCGTTCGCCCGCGCCGACGATACCCTGGCGTTGATCGAGGCTGTGGGCAGCCCGCATTTGAAGATGAACCTGGATCTTTACCATGCGCAGATTGGCGAAGGGAACCTGATCGAACTGATCCAGCGCGCCGGCAGCGCCATCGGCGAAATCCAGGTCGCTGACGTGCCCGGGCGCATGGAACCGGGCACTGGCGAAATCCATTACCCGGCCATTGCCAAAGCCTTGTTCGGCATGGGATACACCGGTGTCGTCGGGCTGGAGGGCTGGGCCAGCGGCGACAGCGAAGCGGCACTCGAACGTTTCCGGCAAGCGTTCACGCTGGAGTGA